The Rhodococcus antarcticus DNA segment GGCGGACGACGCGCTGCTCTCGGCCTGCGTCGCGGTGCTCGCCTCCTGGCGCTGGGACCAGCGTCCGACGAGCATCCTCGGGCTGGAGTCGCAGACCCACCCGGTGCTGCTGACGAGCGTGGTGGAGCGGCTGGCCCAGGTGGGGCGGCTGGCCGACCTCGGGACGCTGCAGCGCCGCCCGGAGCACCCCGCGGTCCACGCCGCCAACTCCGCGCACCGGGTGGCCGGGCTGCAGGGAGCGTGGCTGCTGCCGGACCTGGCCGCCGTCCAGGGGCCCGTCCTGCTGGTCACCGACAGGGCCGACACCGGGTGGACGCTGGCCGTCGCGGCCTGGGAGCTGCGGGCGGCGGGGGCCGACGCGGTGCTGCCGTTCGCCCTGGCCGCCACGGCCTGAGCGTCGGGTCCCGCGGGACCCGACGCTGCGGGAGCGCTACCGGCCGCGGCCGGTCCTGCCCTGGAGCTCGTCGATCATCTCCGAGGCCTTTGCCTTGGTCGTGTCCTCGGGGACGTCGACGCCCGCCTCCTGGGCCAGCGTCGACAGGTAGCTCTTCTGCGGGCCCGTCATGGGCTCGTCGCCGGTGACCCAGTCCTCCGGGTCCTTCTCGGGGTTCGTGCTCACGTCGTTCTGCTGGTCGCCGCTGGGCTGGTCGCTCATGTGTTCGACGGTAGCGGCGCCCGTGGGCCGGCGCAGA contains these protein-coding regions:
- a CDS encoding DUF3072 domain-containing protein: MSDQPSGDQQNDVSTNPEKDPEDWVTGDEPMTGPQKSYLSTLAQEAGVDVPEDTTKAKASEMIDELQGRTGRGR